One window of the Fibrobacter sp. UWB4 genome contains the following:
- the ahcY gene encoding adenosylhomocysteinase — MEYKIKDINLAIEGRKELDLAETEMPGLMALRKEYAGKKPLAGARIMGSLHMTVQTAILIETLVDLGADVRWVSCNIFSTQDNAAAAVVVGKNGSVSNPQGVPVFAWKGESLEEYWENTARALVWPDGKTADLIVDDGGDATMLVTCGAEFEDAGSVPEFNPETDSEEWGVFLATCRKIFEKDPKQWTRARETLRGVSEETTTGVHRLYQMAQAGRLKFPAINVNDSVTKSKFDNLYGCRHSLIDGINRATDVMMAGKIAVVCGYGDVGKGCAQSLRGQGARVIITEIDPICALQAAMEGYEVKTLDEVVSYADIFVTTTGNTGIISAAQMEKMKHRAIVGNIGHFDNEIDMAGLKKIPGIKRNEIKPQYDEWIFPDGHSILVLAEGRLLNLGCATGHPSFVMSASFTNQTIAQIDLWLNAQGKDTVAGIKYESGVVYTLPKILDEKVARLHLEKLGVHLTRLTQAQADYIGVPVEGPYKADHYRY; from the coding sequence ATGGAATACAAAATTAAGGATATCAACCTTGCGATCGAAGGCCGCAAGGAACTCGACCTCGCCGAAACCGAAATGCCGGGCCTCATGGCTCTCCGCAAGGAATATGCAGGCAAGAAGCCGCTCGCAGGCGCCCGCATCATGGGTAGCCTCCACATGACCGTGCAGACCGCCATCCTCATCGAAACGCTCGTGGACCTCGGTGCTGACGTGCGCTGGGTCTCCTGCAACATTTTCAGTACGCAGGACAACGCCGCAGCCGCCGTCGTGGTCGGCAAGAACGGCAGCGTGAGCAACCCGCAGGGCGTACCTGTTTTCGCATGGAAGGGTGAATCCTTGGAAGAATACTGGGAAAACACCGCCCGCGCACTCGTATGGCCGGACGGCAAGACCGCAGACCTCATCGTCGATGACGGTGGCGACGCCACCATGCTCGTGACCTGCGGTGCCGAATTCGAAGACGCGGGTTCGGTGCCTGAATTCAACCCGGAAACCGACAGCGAAGAATGGGGCGTGTTCCTCGCCACTTGCCGCAAGATTTTCGAAAAGGATCCGAAGCAGTGGACCCGTGCCCGCGAAACTCTCCGCGGCGTTTCCGAAGAAACCACTACCGGTGTGCATCGTTTGTACCAGATGGCCCAGGCTGGCCGCCTGAAGTTCCCGGCAATCAACGTGAACGACTCCGTGACCAAGTCCAAGTTCGACAACCTCTACGGCTGCCGCCACTCCCTCATCGACGGCATCAACCGCGCCACCGACGTGATGATGGCTGGCAAAATCGCAGTCGTCTGCGGCTACGGCGACGTGGGTAAGGGCTGCGCCCAGTCCCTCCGCGGTCAGGGCGCTCGCGTGATCATCACCGAAATCGACCCGATTTGCGCACTCCAGGCCGCCATGGAAGGCTACGAAGTCAAGACCCTCGACGAAGTCGTCAGCTACGCAGACATCTTCGTGACCACCACCGGCAACACCGGCATCATCAGCGCCGCTCAGATGGAAAAGATGAAGCACCGCGCCATCGTCGGTAACATCGGTCACTTCGACAACGAAATCGACATGGCAGGCCTCAAGAAGATTCCGGGCATCAAGCGTAACGAAATCAAGCCGCAGTACGACGAATGGATTTTCCCCGACGGCCACAGCATCCTCGTGCTCGCCGAAGGCCGCTTGCTGAACCTCGGCTGCGCTACCGGCCACCCGAGCTTCGTGATGAGTGCCTCCTTCACGAACCAGACCATCGCACAGATCGACCTCTGGCTCAACGCCCAGGGCAAGGACACCGTCGCCGGCATCAAGTACGAAAGCGGCGTCGTCTATACGCTCCCGAAGATCCTCGACGAAAAGGTCGCACGCCTCCACCTCGAAAAGCTCGGCGTTCACCTCACCCGCCTCACGCAGGCCCAAGCCGACTACATCGGCGTGCCGGTCGAAGGCCCGTACAAGGCTGATCACTACCGCTACTAG